A stretch of DNA from Lentimicrobiaceae bacterium:
AAGTTGCCTAATTATTAGATTTTATTTAATTTAGCGGTCTGTTTAATGTATTAAACTATGCCTATTATGATAACAAAAGCAATAACCGATTTATTATATCATAACGAATGTGTTGTAATACCAGGTTTTGGGGGCTTTGTTAGGTCAAATACCTCATCAAGTATTAATACACAGCGTTCCGAAATAATACCACCCAATAGTCGATTAATGTTCAACGATGCGATAAAAAATAACGACGGCTTGCTTTATCACTATATTTCGATAATTAATAATTGTGCGTATTCCGAATCGAAGCAATTGGTTGATAATTGGGTTATTACTAATGTAGGGAAATTGCAAAAAAAGCAAGCAATTATATTAGACGGCTTAGGATATTTGAAATACGGAAGCCAGGGAAATATTGAGTTTGTTCCTAATATGCAAGCAAATTACAATATTAACAGTTTTGGATTACCTAACTTGAAACTTTATCCCGTCAGACATGTACCCGTTGAAACTGTTTCTGAACCTGTTGTGGCAAAAACCGTAACCTTTAAGCCAAACAATGTAGCTCTTGAAACATTAAAATGGGCTGCTGTGCTTCTTCCTTTTGTCGGATTGGGAATAGCAGCGGGTATTAATAACAAACCCATAAATAAGTTTTTAAATAATCAGACGGGTTTGTTTTCGTGGGTGGTTAGCACGCCTGGAAAAACTATTGAAGAGAAAAACTTTAATATTGCCGAAAAGGACAACAGTATTTCTAAAATAGAAACCTACGAGCCTAAGTCGCCAGCTGATTATATGAGTTTTAGCGAATTTGTTTCTTTGCAAACTGAAAGCAAAAAAGAGGCAGAGGTAAAAAATACTATTAGCGATGAGGTAGTAGATGAGTCTGCGTCCCAAGCAGGTTATTACATTATTGGCGGAGCATTTTCTAAAAGTAGTAATGCCGAAAATTTTTGCAAAATTTCAAAATTAGACGGTTACAATACAGCCGGTATAATCGGAACAACTCCAAGCGGTCTTATACTTGTTAGTCTGTGTAAATTTGACAATATAAACGAAGCGACAAAAATGCTCAATGAAGTCAAATCATCGGGACACGAGCAAGCATGGATATATAAGAAGTAAAGTTATAAAACAGCAAATTGGCACGTAATAAATTAAAGAAGTTTAAAGAAACCTCAGAGTTTTACCATTTTTTTCAGCCTACACGTCAGGAATTATTAGATGGCTTTGAATTGAGAGGAAGATGGAATAAGATTTTCTTTAAAAATGATGTTCCGCTTATCATTGAGGTAGGTTGTGGTAGAGGCGAATATGTTGTTGAGTTATCTCAAAAATTTCCGAACAAAAACTTCATAGGTATTGATAAAAAGGGAGCCAGAATGTGGACAGGTGCTAAATATACAATCGACCAAAACATTACAAATGTTGCTTTTTTACGAATTTTAGCCGAAGACGTTAATCTTGCGTTTGCCCAAAACGAAGTTGACGAAATATGGATTACTTTTCCTGAGCCTCAACCCAAAAAATCTAAGGAAGCAAAACGATTTACCTCGCCTGAATTTTTGAAAAGATATGCACAAATTCTGAAATCAGATGCAGTTATCAATCTTAAAACCGATGATACCGCTTTTTTTGATTACACGCTTAGTGTTATCGAAAAATACAACCACGAAATCTTGTACGTAACGGAAGATTTATATGCTCAAAATAGCTTGAACGATAACGAAATTTTGAATATAAAAACTCATTACGAAAGTATATGGTTAGATAAGGGTTTAACTATAAAGTATCTAAAATTTAAGTTAAAATAGCTCTTGGCTTTTAGCCTTTGGCTTTTTGGTTGGTACGTGGTTCGGGTTGCGTGTTGTGACATTTTCGGTCATTGAGTGCGATATTGAGCGAAGCGAAATATCGGTGTATCGAAATGCCGAAAATGGAGAGTAAATAGTGTTGCGGGGTAGCTGTTGGCTAAAATTTTACTTATTAAAAATCCTTTTTACTCAGAATATGTATAAAAGAAACGTTAAAAATTTCTGAATCCCTGTAAGAAATTTAGTTTCTTTTATACGGTTTTTATTGTCTAAAGGCAATAAAAAATTCCTTGTAAAAAGTGTCTTTTCTTTTGTTTCGTTTTCTTTGGACAAGCAAAGAAAATGAAAGGAACCAAATAGAAACTGTAAAAGTTTAATGATTGCGGACTTGCCACACGATGCAATCGTGCGGCAGCAAAGGGATTAAAATAGCTCTTGGCTTTTAGCCTTTGGCTGTTGGCTGTTACGTGGTGTGTGGTGCGTGGTCGGGTTATCAATTAACAATGAGCAATGAGCCCCGAAGTTTCGGGAGAGTACCGTAACTCCCGACTCGTAACTTGTAACTCGTAACTCAATACTTCTACCTTCTGACTTCTAATTTCTAATTTTATTCTGCTAAAGGCTAACGGCTAAAAGCAAATAGCCAACAGCTAACAGCCAATTTACAAACTTTGCATAATCGCGTACGCCATAAATCCGGCACCATTTGCTATAGCTCTTTCGTCGATATCAAAAATAGGGGTGTGTATATTCCTTATTTCTTTCCAATCTGGATTTTTTACACCTAAACGGTAAAAACAAGCAGGTACAACGTGTGAGTAGTAGGCAAAATCTTCGGCTGTCATTCTTGGCTCAATGTCAACAACATTGTTTTTTCCAAAGTAGCTGATAGCAGCTTTTTTCATGTTTTGAGTTAAAGCCTTGTCGTTTAATAAATAAGGGTAACCTTTATCGATAAAGACTTCACACTCGGCGCCCATAGCATTGGCAATATTTTTTGCAATATGAGTAATTTTTTCGTGAGCTTCGGCACGCCATTTTTCGTCGAAAGTGCGTATTGTTCCGTCAATTTTAACAATATCGGGTAGAACGTTAGTCCTGCCTTCGGCGATAAATCTACCAAAACTTAATACTGTAGGAATAGTTGGAGGAGCACATCTGCTAACTACTTGCTGCAGCGCAACTACTATATGCGAAGCCGTCAAAACCGTATCGGTACTTAGGTTGGGTAAAGCTCCGTGTCCGCCTTTACCTTTTATTGTCAGATAAATTTCATCGGTGCTAGCCATAGCTTTTCCGCTAACAAAACCAACCTTTCCTACTTCCAATTCGGGTAAAACGTGTTCGCCGATAATAAATTGCGGAGTTGGATTTGTGAGTACGCCTTCTTCAATCATAGCTTTTGCTCCACCCGGAAAAGTTTCTTCCGAAGGTTGAAAAATAAATCGTACGGTTCCATTAAATTTATCTTTAAAATTATTGAGAATAAATATCGCACCAAGCAAGCAAGTCATGTGAACGTCATGTCCGCATGCGTGCATAACACCAGGGTTAATAGAAGCGTAATCAACATTGTTTTTTTCGCTTATGGGTAGTGCATCCATGTCGGCTCTAAGTGCAACGGTTTTGCTTTCGGGATTAACACCTTTAATTTCGCCCACTATACCATAACCGCCAATATTACAACTATGCTTTATCTTCCATTTAGACAAAACAGAGCTAATAAAATCGGCAGTTTTTTCTTCTTGCTTAGAAAGCTCAGGGTGTTTATGAAGATGTCTTCTGTAACCTATAAGTTCAGTTTCTATTTTTTCAGAAAGGCTTTTTATTTCATCAATTAAGCTTTGCATTTGAATTATTTTTAAAACAAAATTATTTTTCAATCAACAAAGTGTCGGTTCCGACAAATTTGAGCGAATAATCAGCCAAGCAATAAACCTTCGGTTACGAGTAAACAATAGGTTTTATTTCATTTCTGAGTACAAGCAAACCGTTGTTAGCCAATGCGTTCATTTCGTCTTCGCCCGGATACACAAAAATCGGTGCAATTTTTTCAACTCTTTCTTTAATAAGCTGGATTATCTGCTTGTTGTGAGCTATGCCGCCTGTAAACAATATTGCATCGACATCGAAATACAGTACCGAAGCCATCATACCAATATATTTTGCAATTTGGTAGGCGAAAGCTAAAATTACATTTTTGGCTTCTTCGTCGCCATCTTCGGCTCTTTTGGCAATATCTATAACACTATTTGTGCCTAAATATGCTACCATACCGCCTTTGCCGACAACCATTTTAAGGACTTCGCTTTCGGTGTATTTACCGCTATAACATAACCTGACTAAGTCTCCACTTGGCAAAGTTCCGCTCCTTTCGGGCGAAAAAGGCCCTTC
This window harbors:
- the trmB gene encoding tRNA (guanosine(46)-N7)-methyltransferase TrmB, whose amino-acid sequence is MARNKLKKFKETSEFYHFFQPTRQELLDGFELRGRWNKIFFKNDVPLIIEVGCGRGEYVVELSQKFPNKNFIGIDKKGARMWTGAKYTIDQNITNVAFLRILAEDVNLAFAQNEVDEIWITFPEPQPKKSKEAKRFTSPEFLKRYAQILKSDAVINLKTDDTAFFDYTLSVIEKYNHEILYVTEDLYAQNSLNDNEILNIKTHYESIWLDKGLTIKYLKFKLK
- a CDS encoding M20 family metallopeptidase, producing the protein MQSLIDEIKSLSEKIETELIGYRRHLHKHPELSKQEEKTADFISSVLSKWKIKHSCNIGGYGIVGEIKGVNPESKTVALRADMDALPISEKNNVDYASINPGVMHACGHDVHMTCLLGAIFILNNFKDKFNGTVRFIFQPSEETFPGGAKAMIEEGVLTNPTPQFIIGEHVLPELEVGKVGFVSGKAMASTDEIYLTIKGKGGHGALPNLSTDTVLTASHIVVALQQVVSRCAPPTIPTVLSFGRFIAEGRTNVLPDIVKIDGTIRTFDEKWRAEAHEKITHIAKNIANAMGAECEVFIDKGYPYLLNDKALTQNMKKAAISYFGKNNVVDIEPRMTAEDFAYYSHVVPACFYRLGVKNPDWKEIRNIHTPIFDIDERAIANGAGFMAYAIMQSL